In Chryseobacterium turcicum, a single window of DNA contains:
- a CDS encoding GLPGLI family protein, with protein MKKNKLLIKFLFFCIVIFFDNIHAQNKLFKYDLEYKSNPRKDSITLKKMVLDSENGKSSVFRTEHDRRSDSLIAITGLGLGRGITLEDQIYVIKNFTENITYKSIQNIYRDLYSIKIIEKLNWEILSEKSKIENFNVQKAKVTYGGRNWIAWFTTEIPIQDGPYVFNGLPGLIVNLSDDQNNYIFNLTEIKNGSEKIYYRNKGTELNWEQFKKLAENYYSDPYARMKSMGVPIKKDDGAGNAVSLDLKLETDRIKKVIRNNNNPIELNHKIDYQ; from the coding sequence ATGAAAAAAAATAAACTTCTTATAAAATTCCTATTTTTTTGTATTGTCATATTTTTTGATAACATTCATGCTCAAAATAAATTATTCAAATACGATTTAGAGTATAAATCAAATCCACGAAAGGATAGCATCACTCTAAAAAAAATGGTTTTAGATTCAGAAAATGGTAAAAGTTCTGTTTTTAGAACTGAGCATGATAGGAGATCTGATTCTCTTATTGCAATTACTGGTTTAGGACTGGGAAGAGGAATAACACTGGAAGATCAGATTTATGTTATTAAAAATTTTACTGAAAATATTACGTATAAAAGTATTCAAAATATTTACAGAGATCTCTATTCGATAAAAATCATTGAAAAACTTAACTGGGAAATCTTATCTGAAAAAAGTAAAATCGAAAATTTCAATGTTCAAAAAGCAAAAGTAACTTATGGTGGCAGAAATTGGATCGCTTGGTTCACAACAGAAATTCCCATTCAAGATGGTCCTTATGTTTTTAATGGTTTACCAGGCTTGATTGTTAATCTTTCAGATGATCAGAACAATTATATCTTTAATTTAACTGAAATAAAAAATGGTAGTGAAAAGATCTATTACAGAAATAAAGGTACAGAACTAAATTGGGAACAATTTAAAAAATTAGCTGAAAATTACTATTCTGATCCTTATGCGCGTATGAAATCTATGGGAGTTCCGATAAAAAAAGATGATGGAGCAGGAAATGCAGTTTCACTCGATTTGAAGCTTGAAACTGATAGAATAAAGAAGGTGATAAGAAACAATAACAATCCAATAGAACTCAATCACAAAATAGATTATCAATAA
- a CDS encoding bacteriocin-like protein: protein MKNLKKLSRNELKSLNGGKKLPPYIGGGSGGGCADMCTPTGGGTDDGCRQYGLVCGFFQCGVNDWGNRCQ from the coding sequence ATGAAAAATTTAAAAAAACTTTCGAGAAATGAATTGAAATCTTTAAATGGAGGGAAGAAATTACCACCTTATATAGGTGGTGGAAGTGGTGGTGGATGTGCTGATATGTGTACGCCAACTGGAGGAGGTACAGATGACGGTTGTAGACAATATGGTCTTGTCTGTGGATTTTTTCAATGTGGAGTAAATGATTGGGGAAATAGATGTCAATAA
- a CDS encoding helix-turn-helix domain-containing protein codes for MNTGTKIKNLREEMHFSQAQLAFELGISQGTLHNIESGHSRKIDFLLVDKICQFFDKDFKYFLDEKTVNNINENHGQTVFLNNLQENYLEEFKNLVLRNKENEEIIKELKNKLNF; via the coding sequence ATGAACACAGGTACTAAAATTAAAAATTTGAGAGAAGAAATGCATTTTTCTCAAGCTCAATTAGCTTTTGAGTTAGGAATTTCACAAGGAACTTTACACAACATAGAAAGCGGACATTCTAGGAAAATTGACTTTTTACTGGTAGACAAAATTTGTCAGTTTTTTGATAAAGATTTTAAATATTTTTTAGATGAAAAGACAGTGAATAATATAAATGAAAATCACGGTCAAACTGTTTTTCTAAATAATCTCCAAGAAAACTACTTAGAAGAATTCAAAAATTTGGTTTTAAGAAATAAAGAGAATGAAGAAATTATTAAGGAATTAAAAAACAAACTTAATTTTTAA
- a CDS encoding peroxiredoxin, which yields MSLVGKKFPNVTIDAMSEMGDDLRINIFEETTKNQQKVLLFWYPKDFTFVCPTELHAFQEALGEFEKRNTKVIGASCDTNEVHFAWLNVSKDNGGIEGVTYPLLADTHRQLANLLDIVDQDLEFDEEGNEYFTGSNVTYRATYLIDETGKVFHESVNDMPLGRNVKEYLRLIDAYTHVQKHGEVCPANWEEGKDAMKADRTSTAEYLAKN from the coding sequence ATGTCTTTAGTAGGTAAAAAATTTCCAAACGTAACGATTGACGCAATGTCTGAAATGGGTGATGATCTTAGAATCAACATCTTTGAAGAGACTACAAAAAACCAACAAAAAGTGCTTTTGTTCTGGTATCCAAAAGATTTTACTTTTGTTTGCCCAACTGAGCTTCACGCATTTCAAGAAGCTTTAGGTGAGTTTGAAAAAAGAAACACTAAAGTGATTGGTGCTTCTTGTGATACAAACGAAGTACACTTTGCTTGGTTGAACGTTTCAAAAGACAACGGTGGTATTGAAGGAGTTACTTATCCGCTTTTAGCTGATACTCACAGACAATTGGCAAACTTATTAGATATTGTAGATCAAGATCTAGAATTTGACGAAGAAGGAAATGAGTATTTCACAGGTTCAAACGTAACCTACAGAGCAACCTATTTGATCGACGAAACAGGAAAAGTATTCCACGAGTCGGTAAATGATATGCCTCTAGGAAGAAATGTAAAAGAATATTTAAGATTAATCGACGCTTATACTCACGTTCAGAAGCACGGTGAGGTTTGCCCTGCAAACTGGGAAGAAGGTAAAGACGCGATGAAAGCTGACAGAACTTCTACTGCTGAATATTTAGCGAAGAACTAA
- a CDS encoding thioredoxin family protein, giving the protein MYTELTEDTLQNIVNENEKVVVQYGATWCGNCRIMKPKFKKLASENDAIPFLYVDAEKLPESRKLAKVDNLPTFAIFKNGELVNQVQTNQAESLINLFNEL; this is encoded by the coding sequence ATGTATACAGAATTAACAGAAGATACGTTACAAAATATCGTTAATGAAAACGAAAAAGTAGTTGTACAATATGGTGCCACTTGGTGTGGAAACTGCAGAATTATGAAGCCTAAATTCAAGAAATTAGCTTCAGAAAATGATGCGATTCCTTTTTTATATGTTGATGCTGAAAAATTGCCAGAAAGCAGAAAATTAGCAAAAGTAGACAACTTGCCTACGTTTGCAATCTTCAAAAATGGTGAATTGGTCAACCAAGTACAAACTAACCAAGCAGAAAGTTTAATTAACTTGTTTAACGAATTGTAA
- a CDS encoding DUF6952 family protein, with protein sequence MKLPIIRQFYQNQTPENLEKTLEVLESFTEFRGTTEEDMNVAGELITNICGALEVHANVQNGMSEKDALNSFAQKVLGSIDK encoded by the coding sequence ATGAAACTGCCAATTATAAGACAATTTTATCAAAACCAAACTCCAGAAAATTTAGAAAAAACGTTAGAGGTTTTAGAATCTTTTACAGAGTTTAGAGGAACTACCGAAGAAGATATGAATGTTGCAGGTGAATTGATTACCAATATTTGTGGCGCTTTGGAAGTTCATGCTAACGTACAAAACGGAATGAGCGAGAAAGATGCTTTAAACTCTTTTGCACAAAAGGTTTTAGGCTCAATTGATAAATAG
- a CDS encoding Bax inhibitor-1/YccA family protein: MMTDVLVAHSSDVEKANFYKKTYLHVAFAILAFIAVETTLLAVVPSEIVYMMVGQKYSWLLILGLFWLASFLANKWSLAQSRSIQYLGLALYTVLQAIIFLPMMYMAMAYPNTGQLIFQAATLTIAMFAGVSAVAFTSKRDFSFLRNIITIGGFIALGLIVAGMIFGFDLGLWFSVGMVILASVTILYQTSKLKDSYTIDQYVGASLQLFASIMLLFWYILRILMSRRS; encoded by the coding sequence ATGATGACAGATGTTTTAGTCGCACATTCTTCGGATGTAGAAAAGGCTAATTTTTACAAAAAAACCTATTTGCATGTTGCTTTTGCAATTCTTGCATTTATTGCTGTTGAAACTACTTTGCTAGCCGTTGTTCCGAGCGAAATAGTGTATATGATGGTCGGGCAGAAATACAGCTGGCTTTTGATTTTAGGACTGTTTTGGTTGGCTTCTTTTTTAGCAAACAAATGGTCTTTAGCTCAAAGCAGGTCGATTCAATATTTGGGGCTTGCTCTTTACACCGTGCTTCAGGCAATTATCTTTTTGCCGATGATGTATATGGCAATGGCATATCCTAATACAGGGCAGTTGATTTTTCAGGCAGCAACTCTTACTATTGCAATGTTTGCAGGGGTTTCTGCAGTAGCGTTTACTTCTAAAAGAGATTTTTCGTTCCTTAGAAATATTATTACAATAGGAGGTTTTATCGCTTTAGGATTAATTGTTGCAGGAATGATTTTCGGTTTTGACCTTGGGCTTTGGTTCTCGGTAGGAATGGTAATCTTAGCTTCTGTAACGATTTTATATCAAACGAGTAAGTTGAAAGATTCTTATACAATTGATCAATATGTTGGCGCTTCTTTACAGCTTTTTGCTTCTATTATGTTATTATTTTGGTATATTTTAAGAATATTAATGAGCCGAAGAAGCTAA
- a CDS encoding peptidylprolyl isomerase has protein sequence MKKIFAALGLFAITFASAQNISKVEVQTPAMDVLASIPKDKIELYNQSFSKFVSALKTADKQAVGLLISEKVKSMVNENMIQKLSGGISFERKTEVYESGYQKLLDNQTYPAIQYKYEDDKNDPPRDLITVIFENDGKILGVKPNYSN, from the coding sequence ATGAAAAAAATATTTGCAGCTTTAGGTCTTTTCGCTATCACTTTTGCATCTGCACAAAATATAAGTAAAGTAGAGGTTCAAACTCCAGCAATGGATGTTTTAGCCAGCATACCTAAAGATAAAATTGAATTGTACAATCAGTCTTTTTCCAAATTTGTTTCTGCGCTAAAAACAGCAGATAAACAAGCAGTTGGTTTGCTTATTTCTGAAAAAGTAAAGAGCATGGTAAACGAAAACATGATTCAGAAACTTTCCGGCGGAATAAGCTTTGAAAGAAAGACGGAAGTGTATGAATCTGGCTATCAAAAGCTTTTAGATAATCAGACGTATCCTGCGATTCAATACAAATATGAAGATGATAAAAATGACCCACCAAGAGATTTGATTACCGTTATTTTTGAGAACGATGGTAAAATACTTGGGGTAAAACCGAATTATAGTAATTAA
- a CDS encoding acyl-CoA reductase: MNIEKRVLGLNKLSGYIKEFLAKNSEEYNESDVEFQQVLKKSEIENPWFTADNQKYALKQWSELLNQENINEWLQSYSPSKTAKKVGLILAGNIPLVGFHDVISVILSNHIPLIKLSSKDRLMVPFLLKKWSEFSEETIDFELVERLENFDAVIATGSNNTARYLEYYFKNHLSIIRKNRTSIAVLKGDETEEELKLLAQDIFQYFGLGCRNVTRIFIPEDFVIDRLFESFIGFEDIINHNKYANNYDYNRAVYLLNQDKFWDNNFVMLKEDNQLFSPLSVINFSRYSSLDEVKNFIAENEENIQCIVAKSELEIASIPFGEAQNPGLNTYADNVDTMKFLEGI; the protein is encoded by the coding sequence ATGAATATCGAAAAAAGAGTTTTAGGACTAAATAAGTTAAGCGGTTATATAAAAGAGTTTTTAGCAAAGAATTCTGAAGAATATAATGAAAGTGATGTTGAATTTCAACAGGTGTTGAAAAAATCGGAAATTGAAAACCCGTGGTTTACGGCTGATAATCAGAAGTATGCTTTAAAGCAGTGGTCTGAATTGTTGAATCAGGAGAATATAAATGAGTGGCTGCAGAGCTATTCACCCTCAAAAACAGCAAAAAAAGTAGGATTAATTCTTGCCGGAAACATTCCTTTGGTAGGATTTCACGATGTGATTTCTGTAATTTTAAGCAATCATATTCCTTTAATTAAACTTTCTTCAAAAGACAGACTAATGGTTCCTTTTTTACTTAAAAAATGGAGCGAGTTTTCTGAAGAAACAATTGACTTTGAATTGGTAGAAAGATTAGAGAATTTTGATGCAGTGATTGCGACAGGAAGCAATAATACAGCAAGATATTTAGAATATTATTTTAAAAATCATTTAAGCATTATCCGTAAAAACAGAACTTCAATTGCTGTTTTAAAAGGCGATGAAACAGAAGAAGAACTGAAGCTTTTAGCGCAAGATATTTTTCAATATTTTGGTTTAGGATGCAGAAATGTAACTAGAATTTTTATTCCTGAAGATTTTGTAATCGACAGATTGTTTGAGAGTTTTATTGGTTTTGAAGATATTATTAACCATAATAAATATGCCAATAATTATGATTATAACAGAGCGGTTTATCTTTTAAACCAAGATAAATTCTGGGATAATAATTTTGTAATGCTGAAAGAAGATAATCAATTGTTCAGTCCGCTTTCTGTGATTAATTTTAGCAGATATTCTTCTTTAGATGAAGTGAAAAATTTCATTGCTGAAAATGAAGAAAATATTCAGTGTATTGTCGCGAAAAGTGAGCTTGAAATAGCCTCAATTCCATTCGGAGAAGCACAAAACCCAGGATTGAATACCTACGCAGACAATGTAGATACAATGAAATTTTTGGAAGGTATTTAA
- a CDS encoding 4Fe-4S binding protein encodes MAIKITDECINCGACEPECPNNAIYEGAVDWKASEGTELSGTVTLPSGLTVDANAPQEPVSDDVYFIVTDKCTECKGFHEEPQCAAVCPVDCCVPDEDHVESEEALLNKKAFLHGE; translated from the coding sequence ATGGCTATTAAAATAACTGATGAATGCATTAATTGTGGGGCTTGCGAACCAGAATGTCCAAACAATGCAATATATGAAGGAGCGGTAGATTGGAAAGCATCCGAGGGTACTGAACTTTCAGGAACTGTAACTTTACCATCAGGTCTTACAGTTGACGCAAATGCACCACAGGAACCTGTGAGTGACGACGTTTATTTTATTGTAACAGACAAGTGTACAGAATGTAAAGGCTTCCATGAAGAGCCACAGTGTGCTGCGGTTTGCCCTGTAGACTGCTGTGTTCCGGATGAAGACCATGTAGAATCTGAAGAAGCTTTGCTAAACAAAAAAGCGTTCTTACACGGTGAATAA
- the serC gene encoding 3-phosphoserine/phosphohydroxythreonine transaminase, with protein sequence MSKKHNFSAGPCILPQEVFEKSAEAILDFNGIGLSILEISHRSKDFVAVMDEARAIVKRLMNLGDDYEVLYLGGGASLQFAMVPYNLMKVGGKAAYLDTGTWAAGAIKEAKKVGSVDIVGSSKEENYSFIPKDYKIGAEYDYFHCTSNNTIYGTQMKTFPEVDTLMVCDMSSDIFSRQLDFSKFDLIYAGAQKNMGPAGVTLVVVKKEILEKAGRENMPSYFDYSQHIAKESMYNTPPVFPVYASLLTLQYLEKNGGIAAAEARNEAKAKLLYDEIDSNPLFETFCVKEDRSLMNVSFKLNDDSKKEEFDAAWKAAGINGLNGHRSLGGYRASMYNALPIESVQVLVDVMKSIK encoded by the coding sequence ATGAGCAAAAAGCACAATTTCAGCGCAGGACCATGTATCTTACCTCAGGAAGTATTTGAAAAATCAGCAGAAGCAATTTTAGATTTTAATGGAATTGGTTTATCAATTCTTGAGATTTCGCACAGGAGTAAAGATTTTGTTGCGGTGATGGATGAAGCTCGTGCGATTGTAAAAAGATTAATGAATCTTGGTGATGATTATGAAGTTCTGTATTTGGGAGGCGGTGCAAGTCTTCAATTTGCAATGGTACCTTACAATTTGATGAAAGTGGGCGGTAAAGCAGCTTATCTCGATACCGGAACTTGGGCTGCAGGAGCTATAAAAGAGGCTAAAAAAGTAGGAAGTGTAGATATTGTAGGTTCTTCAAAAGAAGAAAATTACTCATTCATTCCTAAAGATTATAAAATAGGTGCAGAATATGATTATTTTCACTGTACATCAAACAATACTATCTATGGAACTCAAATGAAAACTTTCCCTGAAGTAGACACTTTAATGGTTTGTGATATGAGTTCTGATATTTTCTCAAGACAATTAGATTTCTCAAAATTTGATTTAATCTACGCCGGAGCTCAGAAAAACATGGGACCAGCAGGGGTGACTTTAGTGGTTGTGAAAAAAGAAATTCTTGAAAAAGCAGGAAGAGAAAATATGCCTTCTTATTTTGATTATTCTCAACACATTGCTAAAGAATCAATGTACAATACTCCACCGGTTTTCCCTGTGTACGCATCTTTGCTTACGTTACAGTATTTAGAGAAAAACGGAGGTATTGCAGCGGCAGAAGCAAGAAATGAAGCGAAAGCTAAATTATTATACGACGAAATAGATTCTAACCCATTGTTTGAAACATTCTGCGTGAAAGAAGACCGTTCGTTAATGAATGTTTCTTTTAAACTAAATGATGATTCTAAAAAAGAAGAATTTGATGCAGCATGGAAAGCCGCAGGAATTAATGGTTTAAACGGACACAGAAGCTTGGGAGGCTACAGAGCAAGTATGTATAATGCATTGCCAATAGAGAGCGTACAAGTTTTGGTAGATGTAATGAAATCTATAAAATAA
- a CDS encoding D-2-hydroxyacid dehydrogenase produces the protein MKVLANDGISQAGELALKEAGIELLDNRVAQEHVINFINENNVDVLLVRSATKVRQDLIDACPNLKIVGRGGIGMDNIDVEYAIEKGLYVINTPTASSKSVAELVFAHFFSLARFLHESNRLMPLEGDTHFNAMKKSFSKAYELSGKTLGVIGFGSIGQEVVKMGISLGMKIKVLTRKPRTEVLTLNFFDGQTLNFEITSTNDTDEFLKDVDFISINTPQTEGYIIDTPQFEKMKDGVYIVNTARGGVINEVTLLDFIESGKVAGAALDVFENEPSPELILLMNPNLSLTPHLGGNTVDAQEKIGVELAHQIIEIKKKL, from the coding sequence ATGAAAGTTTTAGCTAACGACGGAATCTCCCAAGCTGGAGAGCTCGCTTTAAAAGAAGCCGGAATTGAACTGCTCGATAACAGAGTTGCTCAGGAGCACGTTATCAATTTCATCAATGAAAATAACGTAGATGTTCTTTTGGTGCGAAGTGCTACCAAAGTTAGACAAGATTTGATTGACGCTTGTCCTAATCTTAAAATCGTCGGAAGAGGCGGGATTGGGATGGATAATATCGATGTAGAATATGCCATTGAAAAAGGATTGTATGTAATCAATACTCCTACTGCTTCATCAAAATCGGTGGCAGAGTTGGTGTTTGCACATTTCTTTTCTTTAGCAAGATTTTTACATGAATCTAACCGATTGATGCCATTGGAAGGAGATACCCATTTCAATGCCATGAAAAAGTCTTTCAGCAAAGCTTACGAACTTTCAGGAAAAACGTTAGGCGTCATTGGTTTTGGAAGCATTGGCCAAGAAGTCGTAAAAATGGGAATTTCTTTAGGAATGAAAATAAAAGTTCTTACAAGAAAACCCAGAACAGAAGTTTTAACCTTAAATTTTTTTGACGGACAAACTTTAAATTTTGAAATTACTTCGACGAATGATACCGACGAGTTTTTAAAAGATGTAGACTTCATCAGTATCAATACGCCACAAACTGAAGGATACATTATTGATACTCCACAGTTTGAAAAAATGAAAGACGGTGTTTACATTGTCAATACAGCAAGAGGAGGCGTCATCAATGAAGTTACTTTGCTCGATTTTATAGAATCTGGTAAAGTGGCAGGAGCCGCTCTAGATGTTTTTGAAAACGAACCGTCACCTGAACTGATTTTGCTAATGAACCCTAACCTTTCTCTTACACCGCATTTAGGAGGAAATACTGTAGATGCACAGGAGAAAATAGGAGTAGAACTTGCTCATCAGATTATTGAAATTAAAAAGAAACTATAA